Proteins encoded by one window of Halobacteriovorax sp. GB3:
- a CDS encoding Crp/Fnr family transcriptional regulator, whose translation MEAGIRKTYKKDELICSQGDEDFDLYWVEQGELLVFVTEGTKVHPVAIIPSGQFLGELSYFDHQKRSAYVMAKTDCTLIQLPLEESQKVFPNWLYRMGQDLTKRLRQADELVRKNGLKKKKVHEIEALSIEEQRHILSITKGDK comes from the coding sequence ATGGAAGCTGGAATTAGAAAAACTTATAAAAAAGACGAACTCATATGCTCTCAAGGAGATGAAGACTTTGATCTCTATTGGGTTGAACAAGGTGAGCTCCTCGTTTTTGTAACAGAGGGAACGAAGGTTCATCCTGTTGCCATTATTCCTTCAGGACAATTTCTAGGGGAACTCTCCTACTTTGATCATCAAAAACGATCGGCCTATGTCATGGCCAAGACAGATTGTACTTTAATTCAATTACCTCTAGAGGAAAGCCAAAAAGTTTTTCCAAACTGGCTCTATCGCATGGGACAAGACTTAACAAAGAGACTTCGCCAAGCCGATGAGCTTGTAAGAAAGAATGGACTGAAGAAGAAAAAAGTCCATGAAATCGAGGCCTTATCAATAGAAGAACAAAGACATATTCTCTCAATCACAAAAGGCGACAAATAA